CATCGAGTAGAGCAATTGTGGCTTCCAGTGCTGCGAGCGTGAAATAGGGGCGATCGCctgtgtttcataatttttttttaaaacctcGATTACAACTAGCTTCATTGTTTCTtaggtttttttttaaaaaaaatcctaaaatatTGAAGGCGGTAGTAGGTTTGAGTAAAGCCGGCAAATCcatcatcttttttaaaaaaacgaCGAATAATGAACAGGAGCGATCATCCCTATTCTGCGGCTGCGGCTCCAACTCCGTGCGTGCATTTTCTGCTACCCGATGGCCACGATGGCCATCCGGTGCCTTCCGATAGCATCTCCATCGACTGCGCCTCCCTTTGGTACCATTACTCCCCCTCTCTCTTTGTCTCTCGATTAAAAGCCCTATCGGGCGACACTGAGCTGTGGAGGCCTCTGCGGCCTTCTGGTGGCCTTAGCAGGCCACTGTCAGCCTCCAGTGGCGTtgtgccctctctccctctccttctcttctctctctctctcttcctctctttccctctccctcctctgGTGTGCTGTTTTGCTTGGCCAAACCATCCCGATTTGCCGTCGGAATGGCTTGGAACGCCTTGAAGGATGGTTCGGCGAACCTTGGTAGATATAACTATTAGGTGTTCATGTATTCATGACCAACAAAAATTAAGAGtcatcttttctttgtttttgctTCATGTCATATTATGTCCACTTACATGCCGCTGCTACTTAGAACAGGGTGTTCTTCTGCGCTAGCCATTGAGATTTATTCACATTTGGGGTTGCAATATGTGAACCTTATCAATGCTCGTAACGTGTCCAAATAAAtaactatgatttttttttaaaattttggaccttgattttctttttgtggattttattttctaaatcagttAGGAAAATCTATGAGGCTTGTGCCTTAAGCCTTACCAAATTGAGAGCCTTAAAATGCTATGCCTTTGACCTCTATGTttgtttttgatctttttttttttttttggatgtctGAGCTTGCCATCCAGAAACCTAGTCATCACAGAGAAGCTAGAGAAATACTAAATGCATCAATGAATGACACATGCCAATACATAATAGAAACTTTTTCAATACTTACTTTGTAGCATACATTGTTCTTTCTGTTCTCCTCAATGGAGCAGTAAATAATACCAAGAGTGACCTATCTTCTCGTTTCTTCCTTTACAAAATGCTTTTGTAGATAATTTCACAAATATAACTTTTGATTGTTGAGGAAACCATTCACTCTACCAAGTCCATGAAGCAATATTGCTTAAACTTTACCTCTTCCTCCCTTGGATGCAGAAGAATCCATCTTGTTCAAGGGAATGAAATTTAGCAGTCATTAATTTTGAACTGCTGAATGTGTGAACATTTTTAATATATTGTtataatctttttttaattaGTTTCTTATTGATCTGTgacattttattatttattattttccttttgttcttaTTGATACTCTCAAATATCAGCTTGATGACTAGGATTGCTTGCTATAGATCTTGCATTAGGTCTGGTTTTCTCCTATTCATCTGAATCAAATGTCTTTTACAGTTGCTGTATCAAGCATGTCATGTGAGTCCATGTCTTATTTAATTGAATGAGTTTTATTTTTCCTAATTAATCAAGCACTTTTTATGCCAATTTGGCTAAACAGTTAATTAAGAAAGGAACATGGTCTGTCATGATGGTGCTGTCAAATAAACTTCTTCTCTGTGCATTTTTTTTCATAGGCGTTTGACCATGCTTATAGAACAATATGCTTGTCAATTGCATGAATACTATGTAGAGTTGTAGACTGTTTTGTGTGCTATCTTTATCTATTTTACTGTTCTTGGTACCTTCCTGGCATGGCTATGCTTATCTATATTGCAATCCTGATTTTCAGACACTGTATTTATACTTCTTTATCAATCTCAGTTGAACAAAGTTGTTGGTGAACCAAGGAGGTCAGGAGCAATTGGCAATAGGGGATCCTTTTCTAGAGAAAGTCAGTAAAGTTCTTTTGCTTTAATCCGTTGTTGGTTCATGATTGTTTAATCTTTGATTAACTGAAAAAATGAAATGCGAAGTTTGTTGGGCAATATTCTAttcttatattttcttcttgcaTCTTAATTAACGTCTAAATTTGGACATATTATTTCAAGGTCATGCAccttgtgtctatgatacatggaCATTTCTTAAGTGTgtgcaaaattatttttctgaaatcAGAAGTTTAAGGTAGAAAATCAGCATTCTGCTAGGCTCAACATTCTTTAACTGAAAGATTAAGATAAATTCACATTTGTATCTGATTATTAACAATTTTTGGCAACTAAAAGAGGACAAGGTTGAATCATTACAGAACTAAACCAAACATATGAAGCCTAATGGATGCATAGTCCAATGTGGATTGTGGATAAGAACAGTATATTCTACTGCTTTTAATCATTAACAAACTCCTTAGGAACAAGAAAAATCATTGATGTTGTAAGGATATATAACTGGGAACCAGGAATGAACAAGTGGATGTTTATATTCCCTTTGAGAGTGAGAGACCAATGAACTCCCATTTATAATATTTTGTCCATAAGTATATTTGGAATTGTTTCTAGTGATGTATTGTGTTTTCACAGTAGCTAAATATTTTAGGAAAGCCATTTGGTTATGGGATTAATGATGGAAATTTAACTTGGGAGGATGtaattttcttttcttaattAAATGAGGGTGATCTTACAGCTTAGTATAACTATCACCCTGAATTTGTCAAATAATACCATGCCTGATAAATAACCTATCATAATGCTgtccaaaaaaattatctcacCTGAGAGATTCTTATTTAAAATTTGCAAATACTGGAGTCCATTAGAGTCTTGAAAGAACAATGTATATGGGAGGATGCTGGAGATGAACATAATCCTATCTGTAGGTTTATGAAAATAAACAATAGTGCATGAAAGCAAGATTAAACATCTGATGTAAAAGGGGGAAAAAGGGAGCATCCCAATGCATGAGGCTCCTGCCACTGCACAGTCTGTGGAGAGTCAGATTTATGCATCCTTATCCTCCCCCCTGTGTGCAAAGATGCTATTTCCGTGTTTCAAACCCTTCACAATGGAGCAAGCTAAGGCCCACCATCATATATGTGAAAGAAGCATTTGGAAAAAGTATGGGTAAAATAAAATTGAGCTATTGAATATTCAACAAGTTATTTTGAAAGGGGAAGTAAATATCCTCACCTTTTGGTAAGCAAGTCAAAGGGTTATGACTTTCTTTTCAGAAAAGAAATAGAGATTTTCTAGAGATGAAAGGATGAGGCAATATTGCTTAAGGAGGTGGCTAGAAATATTTGTACCCTCGCATAGGTTTTCTATCATCATAAAAAGGAGTTAGGTGGAGCAAAAGTTGGGTTTGACGATTGAAGAATGGATACACTTGTGAATTTCATGTTAAGATGGTCAGATTTTTTATGGATAAATTTCCAGAACAATCATCTCTTGCCTGAAGTCTTGTGCTGTAAAGAATTAGTATAGAGACTGATTACCATTACTAGAGGGTTTAGGCTGAGGAGGAAGTGAGGAAATTGGTTCTTGAGATGGCTGCCGAGAGAGGACAGTATAATGATTTCCTTATTTCACCCAAAAAAGATTTTGATGTTGCCAGGTGAACATATATGTTGCTTTCCACAAAAGACAAGTCCAATAATTAAAGTTTACTTTTGTTACCTGCATTCCTGTGAAGGTTAAGCCGTGAAGGATAGCTTGGATAGTATGCCTGTTAGCTTCATGAGTGAGGTCTGTAGGATTATTGTGTGGACTTTGGCTTTACACCTCAGATGCATTCAAACAAAGCTTTTTTCAATTATAGAAAAAATGCTTTTATGGAAGATTAGATTATTTTTGATGGGGTTTTGGTTGTGTTTCTagatgatgatgataataataGAGAGCTTGCTTGCAAGCTAGAATCAGAAAATATATTATGATTATGTTAATCTGGAATTCTAGGTTTGCTAACAGGCAAACCTGATTGATGGTTCTTATAAGAGTTTGCTAACAGATCTAGGTCAGGTTATCACTGCAATTCTCCCCTTCAATAGCCTGATTGATGGTTCTTATAAGAGTTTGCTTGTGAAAGAGGACTGACAAAAGAGACCCTTTGTAGCAATTTTAGTCAAGGTTTGCAATCTCGGTATCAGACGTTGTACTGGTACCTTGCTGATACAGTGTTGGTACACCTGGTATAGGGATTGGTTCGGTGTACCGAGTCTCAGTATGCCCTCCATTTCAAGTCTCAATTCAGTATTGGTACAATACGGTAGATCCGGTATGGGGTGGCACATACTGGTACGGTGAACCTTTTTAATCATGATCTCTGTTTAGCAGTTATTCTTTGATGTAGTTAGGTAATTTTCTATTGGGGAAAAGGACATGATGTAATGGTGAGATTGTGGTATTCTATGGAGGCCTGCCCTCTCTTTTGACATGCTAAAATGCTGTTAATTATCTGTTCCAATTTGATGCACTGAAAGCATGTTCTCTTCTCTTCAGGTTCTTCTACTGCAGACTGGGCACAGGAGCAAGATTTCACAAAGTGGCTAGATCAAAATATACTGGACAATGAAAGTGTCCAGGATGGTAAACGGTGGTGGTCACAGCCATATCCTTCTTCAGCTCGTGTTAGTGAATCCGGACCTCTGTACCGAACCTCCTCATATCCTCAACAACCACCCCAACATAATCCTAGTGAACCAATTCTTATACCTAAATCATCCTATACGTCCTACCCTCCTCCTGGTGGACCATCCCAAGCTTCTCCAAATCATGTACGCCAAATAAATGTCTCATCTCCTACTGCTGGACTCCAGATGCCTTTCTCTGCACCAAATCCCTCCTCTTTCTCCCAGCTTCATTTGGCAGGAGTACCTCATGGATTGCAGTATGGTGGAAATATGTCTCAGTTAGGCCCTCCAGGTCTCTCCATTAGTAACAGACAACAGAATCATTGGTTGAACCAAGCTAATTTCTTTTCAGGTGAACGATCCAATTTTGCACCTAACTTGATGCAGCAACAGTTGCCTCAATCAAATGGTCTAATGTCACCTCAACTATTTCCAGCACAGCATCAACATAGAATGCCCCAAATTCAATCATCTTTATCACATATCTCGCAGATGCAGTCTCAGCTGTTCGGTCCCCATCCTTCTCCACTGCAGATGATGAATAATTTTGAACCAATGCTTGGGATGGCTGAGTTAAGAGACCAGAGAGTGAAGTCAATGCAAAGGGGGAGACAGATGCTTCGATTTTCTCAGCATGGTTCCGATACCAGCAGCCAAAAGAGTGACAATGGGTGGCCACAGTTTCGATCGAAGTATATGTCAGCTGATGAGATAGAAAACATTTTGAGAATGCAGCATGCTGCAACCCATGGCAGTGACCCCTATGTAGATGATTACTACCACCAAGCTTGTCTTGCAAAGAAATCTGCTGGGTCAAGGCTGAAGCACCATTTCTGCCCAACTTCCATTCGGGACCTGCCATCTCGAGCACGTGCCAAAGACGAACCACATGCATATCTTCAGGTGGATGCTCTTGGGAGGCTTCCCTTTTCTTCCATACGAAGGCCTCGACCTCTTCTTGAAGTTGACCAGCCCTCGGCATCAGGTGATAGCATCCTTGATCAGAAATCTTCTGTGAAGCCTCTTGAGCAGGAGCCAATGTTGGCAGCTAGAATCACCATTGAAGATggcttttgccttcttcttgatgttgatgATATCGATCGCTTGCTACAATTCAGCCTGCTGCAAGATGGTGGCTCCCAGCTCAAAAGAAGACGGCACGCCCTCCTGGAAGGGCTTGCAGCATCACTTCAGCTAGTTGATCCACTTGGCCCTGGAAAAGCTGGCAATTCAGTGGGTCTAGCCCCAAAGGATGACCTTGTGTTCCTCCGTCTTGTTTCTCTTCCCAAGGGCCGAAAACTTCTTGCACACTATCTTCAACTTCTAATTCCTGGCAGTGAGCTGGCTCGGATAGTCTGCATGGCTATCTTCCGCCACCTGAGGTTTTTATTTGGTGGGCTGCCCTCAGATTCTAATGCAGCCAAAACTACTATCAATCTTGCTAAGACAGTTTCTTTATGTGTTTGTGGCATGGATCTGAGCGCCCTCAGTGCTTGCCTTGCTGCTGTAGTTTGTTCATCTGAACAACCACCTCTTCGCCCTGTTGGAAGTTCTGCTGGTGATGGCGCTTCCATCATAATAAAATCTGTTCTTGAGAGCGCAACAGAGCTGCTGACAGACCGCCATGCTGCAACAAATTACAGCATGTCTAACCGGGCTCTGTGGCAAGCATCATTTGATGCCTTCTTTGGGCTCCTCACAAAGTACTGTGAGAATAAATATGACACTATAATGCAATCCTCGCACATGCAGGCATCAAGTGCTGGTTTTATTGGATCAGATGCACCTAGAGCTATCAGCAAGGAGATGCCGGTGGAGTTGTTACGTGCCAGCCTCCCTCACACTGATGAGCATCAGCGCATGCTATTACTTGATTTTGCTCAGCGATCAATGCCTGTGATTGGGTATAATGCTCGTGGTGGTGGTAATGGACCAATAAGTTCTGAATCGGTGCCTAGTTGATGTCACCTGGAAGAGTAGATCAATGTCCTAAATCCTACCAACGCTACATGCTGCTCCCTCCCATAAATCAAGGTAAGCTGGTAACAAGCGGAAAAGGATTTTAGgcaaaaaaacagaaaaaaaagggCTTGGGAGGGTGTGAACATTTACGTATGTCAGGTAACTTGCTTAATGCTAGTATTATTTTGTGGGTTTTCTTTTTGCTTTTCCTTTGTTGAAACTGTCGTTCCTGCCTTTAGTAGTGTGCCAGTTCTTTCGTGGGAGTTTGTGACTGGAAGTTTTCTTCTGGGGAGCTTTATTTTAGTGCTCTAAATTGAAACTCCAGACAAATCTAGAGATAGAAACTGTACAGGTTCTGCTACTTGAAGCCTTTGTCTTTCATTGTTCGTCAAGGATCTAGCAGATGCCACAAGGTGGAAGTTTTAGTATCCATTTTGGCTGGTGAAGAGAATCTGTCAGCATCTGTGGACCTCTGATTTGTAATCACAGCTTGTTTCTTCATTTCATTTGGTGCAAACTTTGAGGATTTCAAATACTTTTTGGATTCAATCCTTAATTACTGTTTATGTGGCAACAGATGTAATGATCCTCTGTATGTTGACTTAAAGTGCTTTCTATATTCTACATGTCAGTCTAAAGTTTCTCAATTTTAATCTCATAGTATTGAATATTGCTATTTGCCTTTGTTATGATTGTGGGGCACCATTGTTTGATTTGTAAAACATGAAGTACATGTTGAGTAATACCTTTTCTGAGAAGATTTGTAAAACCAATGTCATGCCTTGGTGTAGATGGAATTTGATGACAGTTTGCTCATTTCATTCTTTTACCAGTGGATACTGTCGTTACGATGAGATTAAAATGTATTTTGTGGAAGTTATACAGAATTGATGCTTGCAGGGAGAAACGATCAGTCTTTCAAAGGTATGATAATCTCttactgaaaaagaaaaaaaactaaccAAAAGTTAGATAATTAAACGGGTTACTTGGAGCTGCATTTTCCAGTGATTGATTTTGCCAATTGGAAGTTACTCAGAAATAAAAAGGATTTTGCCAATTGGAATATTTTTGTATGCATGATAGTTCCAATGGATCCTTTGCCCGTTAAACTGTTTGTCTGGGGTGTGTAAGACTAGAGGATGTGACTTAAGCTGAAAAAGATGTATAACTGCAAGTATGTCTATAGCTGGCACTGGTAATTAAGGCATATGGGACCTTGGATGGTGTTTACTCTGTTAGATTGCGCTAAGGGATCGTTTGATTGGAATATGTCAGATTGTAaggtaatttgataatttttaaaaattatttatttaaataaataatttttttaaaaaatattttttatcatatttagttgatgaaaaaattattttgaaaaaaatgataTTGAAAGAAGATTATTACATTTGGTTAGAGAtaaatttacataaaaatatgattaatatatatagatatttttgaatataaaatatttttttaattttaagatagtATGGTCATTTTTAATTAGTTTTTACATAATGAttataatcatataattttttatataatattatttttattttaatttttttataaaaaattgttattgaataaatttgaaaagatataagaataaatttaataattatatatatagttTTAGTGAGAATATTTTTGTTAAGTATGGATTAccgttatttaaaaatttatcaaatattaacTTTTCAAGGTATTTATTTTACCTTTTCTTTTCGAAAAATAAGTATGGAGTCCATCAATTTttttaccatctttttcttttttttcatatcaaACATGGTAAtttgatatgaaaattattttttgatgtcaGTTTATCTTCAATCAAATGGCCCCTCAGGATGTTGGAGAGGTAATATATTTAATGCTGGATAAAGGACAGTTGAATTTTGTAGATATCAAACTCTAGTACTTGATCACACCAACAAGATACTGTGCTTGAGACCAATCCTTTGGAGCCATATCCTTCTTTCCAATCTGATGGTAGGGGAGAGGACCAGGACCTTTTGTAGTTTACTCATGATGTAATATAGTGGTATTTTAATAGTTAATGTTTCTTTTTGATAATGAGTATAATTATAATTTGTTCTTGAGTAAGGGTGAAAGTGGATTCGATAATATTCATTCTGATCTATTTTCatattaaaatctatttaaatatGAATAGAAGTTTGAGTATTCAATTAATATATATGTCTatgttcataaaaaaaaaatagatataaatagacAACTATTCGATCTATATCTGAATATTCGATTATATCTataattcaatttaattttatataatatttattaatttttttaaaaatatacaactaTGTTAATATTCTATTAAAgtgatatataatatatatagtaatatttttgattctatagtcataaagtttaattatataatttatatatatatttatatccatacatCCAGTTTTCGAtttgtatctatatctatttaaaacaaatatggatatgaattttcacATCTAACTAATATTTCTATCTGTATTTGTATTCGTTGGACTaaacaaatatgaatatagatatactGATATCCGATCCATATCCAATTTAATTTCAGCCCTAGTCTTGAGGAAAGTTTTAAACTCGAGATAGTTTTCTAGTCGATTTGCCAGCATTGATGACCTGGGTAAACATATACATCAAGTTAAACTTTATAGAGGGAAAGCTTGGTTTCGCCCTGTTTTGGTAACTCCAATTTTATgatatgttgagaatttgagaaggTTCAAACTTGATTTCTTCGGGTAATTTGAGCTTTGGTTTCATTTTTAATTTTGCAACTTTGTATTTTGGGATATGGAGATGTTTTGGATTACGAAAACAAGGCTTCTACACCTACACAAAAGTGATCGGATGGTCTGATTATGTGCAAAGTATTCTATTTTTTTAACCGGATCAACACATTGTCCTCGGAAAATAGATGTAGAAAATTGTTTTGTGTATGTTGTGTGTAAGTTTGCAGGGATGTTGCTGCATCTAACTGTGCATTGCATGCATTTCTGTCGATTAAAAATAATAGTGAGAGCTTCGCTTTTTCAATTTTAGAACCTTACTTTTAGCACAGGCATTGAGGAGAGATACAATCAGTGGATTGATCGTTGCATCGTCATAGTATTCGGTGGGCAATTAGAAATCTAAGAGTACTTTAAACTTGAGAAAAACTCTACAATTTATAGTGTGATTTTCTCGATAATATGATATACCTTGTGGTCCCTTGACACTTTAAAGCTCATGATGAGATACTATTGCGGTTATCAAAAAGTCGAATGGCTCAGATGGTTAGATTGACTCCGCGCCCgcatatataaaatattgtcCTCTTTGGGTCATTACCATCTTTAGGTTTCAGTGAGTCTTAGGCTTTTGTGGGTCTTGATTATTTAGATCCTCAcggttttatcctttaaaaagcGCCTCATGGGAGAGAGAATGTTTCAATCCATATAAACCATACTTTCTCTTAActcataatcgatgtgggactaaagatgcTTTCTCTACACTACAACAGATACCATctgcttctattttttttcttttttctttttttttgctaggTCAATTATGCATTGGGGATGTCCTTGTCTCCTTGACTTTAAATGAAAAGTGCCCTTGGGTGTATGCCTTCGGTGATTTGTACTGTAATAAATTAGCATATTGGTAACTTTTTGATTATAGAGAACTGATTGAAATGGTATATAGTTATAAAGAGTAGATAGTTTATGTTGCATATGAGACTCAATGATCAAAAATAATCCTCCATTAAGATACACTTAAGATGATGTGGCGAGATCACATCAACTGTGAATTCGGGACCGTCAATTCGGCCTGCTGCACGGATAAAGCTTGTGCTGACATCGACGACTAACAACTTCAATTCAGAGGAAGTGGGAGAGATCCCTCCCTCAATAAAGAGGTAGAATATAGTCTAACAGCATGCAGAGCTCGGCCTAATAAACTCACAGATTTCGGCTAGCGGCCTATGGGTTCAACCTCTAAATAAAAGAGATACAAAAGGGACCCCCAAGTAAAAAGCGAGCAAACTCAAATACTCGAGAGAAGGGCTCTAAGGGAGGAGGAAGGAGAACTCTTTTCATTCTTCCGACTCTCATGATCTTTTTTCTCTACTGTTTCTAAAGCttcgactaacttaagcatcggagagtccCCCGCTAGAATAGCTCGatgagtgtggactttcttttaggTACTTTTCGACGGTATGGATTTTGAGCGGCATCCAGCACCAGCCACATCAGCATCTCCTCGGAGTCTTGCGGCAATAGTTTATATAGTTAAAATCTTCTAAAGTAATCAATTGGATAATGGTTATTTGTAATGTAATCAATGAACCATGCTTCAATACCATTTTCATGCTTTAAAAAAATAGCTTCAATTCAATTCAACTTAGCTATCATCCCAAATATGTTGAGATCAGCTACATGTATCTTTTTTCTACATTTTATTCTGTTTAGAGTCTTATTTTTTTGAAACATATGGAGATTAGTGCTTTCAAAagtgtttgaattttttaaagcCGAGTTAGTGCGATATAGATATCAAAAAGTAAGTTCAATTTGAGGGGGCAAATGAAGAGAAGGTTGTAAGGATAGAGAGttcatctctttttttgattGCGCTTTTTATGAAAGAATCCCTTTCGACACCTCTTTCTTTGCCCGATTATGAGCttatgatcaacccaatccatttGGAGATCCCAAATGACTCCTTTTTCTGTGTCAAGGACCCTACCATGCTTTCTCAAAAGACTAGCCTTATTTTACTcccgagaaattctttgtacaccacctacgatgtagaaaatccaacgtggAGTGCATCGCTTCCTCTGATTGGATCATGTAGCCACCACTTCACGACGCACATTTAATGCATGCAGGTTGgtattttcgtttaaaaattttatatgataaaaatatccttcatgactttctgatatcttgtataactttctgtgaatatatatgatttttttcacaaaaaatctTTTATAACTTCCTGTGAgtgattttttgtgaatatatatgactttttgtgacttcgtgtgaatatatatgacttcctgtgtacatatatgacttcttatgaatatatatgactttctgtgattttctgtgaatatatatgattttttataaatatatatgactttctatgaatatatatatgttcacaagaagtcatatatattcacaagaagtcatatatattgacaggaagttatatatattcataggaagtcctatatattcacagaaagtcacaaaaaatcatatatattcatgaaaaatcacaggaaatcatatatatttataagaagtcatatatgtttacagaaaatcatatatattcatacgaAGTCATataataggaagtcatatatatttataggaaGTCATATGATAGGAAGTCATACAAGGTATCAGAAAGTCATGAAGGATATTttcattatacaaaatttttaaatgaaaacatCAACATGCAGGCATTAGATGTGCGTCAGGAAGCAGTGGCTGCATGATTCAATTGGAGGAAGCGGTGCACTCCACATCAAATTTTCTATACCAcaggcggtgcacaaagaattactcttttACTTCTTCATGCCTACAAGCATGGTGGTCCTTGATCAGCCCAATAAGCATCTCGGTATGGTACATGTCATTCGTGAGCTGCAGCTCAAGTAGAGGTGGGCATGAAGATATTGTCATTGAGCATAGATCCTCTACGGTCCTCAAAAAATACTATAGGTGCTGTGCATGATTAGACGTGATCCATTTTAAGATGGATGGCCGCACGCGCTCATGCGTGTgtattaaaaaatactaaaaataagaaatatataaACCATAAGTGTgcacattaaaaaaattaaaaatatatatatataaatctcagaaatatttggaTAGTTTGGACAGCCATTCATTTTACGATAGACATCATCTAACCATGCACAACGCTCTACGATACTTAAAAAATACCGTTGAAAATTTCATTCCATTCTCATTGGATAATGCTTACAAACAAAATTGTAGACTGGATTGCCTCTTATGTGGCGGAGCATCTCATTAAAGTGTTATTGGCCGACTACTCCGATTGCTCCATCTTTCGTTCATGATATTTATTTTCTGACTTTATTTGATGTATTCATATTAGATTAATACGATTTGTCTGTTttactaaaaaaagaaaaaaagaaaatacctCGAAATGATCTTATGGAGAACCCATAGTTACATGGCAGTAGATGTAAACGTAACTGACCATGATAAATTTGATGTATCAAAGATTTGCAATTGGTCTATCCCAAGATTAGGCTTGAAACAATGAAGATCTGGCTGTGGGGTGGACTAATAATTAACAGAACTGGCCATAAATTCTATTTTGTGTTTTAGGAGTTACAGCTCCAACAAAAAGTAGCTCAGATATCATAAATCATAAACATCAAGACTCAAAATGCAATAGCATATTAAAGAATTTAATAGAAGTACTTAACTTACTAAGCTGGCAAAATTTTTATTCGGTAGGATGTGATTCTAATaggattatatataattttataacagATAATCAGATTATAGTATTTATTTCACTACTTTCACAGATAATGCTGTATTACATATAATGCAGCATTACCTCAAAAAGAGATAAGCTGATTGCCTAAGAGGAGGTGGCTATGTGATTATATATAATCTTGCAATCttgcaataaaataattttaggaccaaAATACgtccatcaaaataaattaaaatctatattaaataaattatgggTAGTCttagtgaaaataaaaaaaaatataatgggtGGTTTCGACTGGTGATGTCACCCAAAATGGTTGGTCCCGAAATTAAGTTATTCTTCTagaaaatagacaataatcaatAAGTAATGATGGAGGTACTTTAAAAAAATTAGCTTATATTCcatataatctaaattatatacc
The sequence above is a segment of the Elaeis guineensis isolate ETL-2024a chromosome 7, EG11, whole genome shotgun sequence genome. Coding sequences within it:
- the LOC105049057 gene encoding protein PAT1 homolog 1; the encoded protein is MAGLDGEGGVSEDPGPDNGFGRLTDGLSDNAQFDASQYAFFGNNVMEEVELGGLEEDDDGDPGFIGLNDEDNQFSYLGNGVEGDGLGSLSDIDDLASTFSKLNKVVGEPRRSGAIGNRGSFSRESSSTADWAQEQDFTKWLDQNILDNESVQDGKRWWSQPYPSSARVSESGPLYRTSSYPQQPPQHNPSEPILIPKSSYTSYPPPGGPSQASPNHVRQINVSSPTAGLQMPFSAPNPSSFSQLHLAGVPHGLQYGGNMSQLGPPGLSISNRQQNHWLNQANFFSGERSNFAPNLMQQQLPQSNGLMSPQLFPAQHQHRMPQIQSSLSHISQMQSQLFGPHPSPLQMMNNFEPMLGMAELRDQRVKSMQRGRQMLRFSQHGSDTSSQKSDNGWPQFRSKYMSADEIENILRMQHAATHGSDPYVDDYYHQACLAKKSAGSRLKHHFCPTSIRDLPSRARAKDEPHAYLQVDALGRLPFSSIRRPRPLLEVDQPSASGDSILDQKSSVKPLEQEPMLAARITIEDGFCLLLDVDDIDRLLQFSLLQDGGSQLKRRRHALLEGLAASLQLVDPLGPGKAGNSVGLAPKDDLVFLRLVSLPKGRKLLAHYLQLLIPGSELARIVCMAIFRHLRFLFGGLPSDSNAAKTTINLAKTVSLCVCGMDLSALSACLAAVVCSSEQPPLRPVGSSAGDGASIIIKSVLESATELLTDRHAATNYSMSNRALWQASFDAFFGLLTKYCENKYDTIMQSSHMQASSAGFIGSDAPRAISKEMPVELLRASLPHTDEHQRMLLLDFAQRSMPVIGYNARGGGNGPISSESVPS